From Hemitrygon akajei unplaced genomic scaffold, sHemAka1.3 Scf000120, whole genome shotgun sequence, the proteins below share one genomic window:
- the LOC140723613 gene encoding NACHT, LRR and PYD domains-containing protein 12-like isoform X2, giving the protein METLRTKTETLRVNTILMREKVKVFQLVDRYVELTVISTVRDRRLVEHELLARGREHEEWREKHLRGKLQKIRIDQLFKRSFLKQFKRPNMEKKSEMSAAVAGVPGIGKTTMVQKIVYDWASGKIYQQFQFVFSFKFRELNSINCRVNIKELILDQYPYFGNILREVWKNPEGLLFIFDGLDEFNEKINFADSRRGTEPQSTCTDPEFKCKVSDIVYSLIQHKLLPGCSVLVTTRPTALHLLEKAEISTWAEILGFSGEERKEYFIRHFEDKMVAAAVFKHVKENEILYTMSYNPSYCWILALTLGPFFTQRVVDPQRVPKTITQLYSYYIYNILKNHGREIENPRDVLLRVGQMAFRGVSGRKIVFTDVDLIKYNLQPSQFLSGFLMELLEREDSAQSVVYTFPHLTIQEFVAAVAQFLNPHPGDIRKFLTEAHNTTDGRFEVFLRFVAGLSSPMTARGLEEFLGPFPHQTTCRVIDWVKEEVKRQIGNTWSKAGKRSFLNTLHYLFESQNRGLAQDALGSVKTLPFSGMTLTPIDCAVLCHVIRLCDTIKHLDLENCHIQCEGIQRLGPGLHKCQELSLGWNELGDSEVKLVSAALRNPECKIQKLGLWGVGLTDSGAEDLASALSTNPSLMELDLSANKLGDSGVKLVSAALRDPECKIQKLWLRDVGLTDSGAKDLISALRTNPSLRELSLGWNSLTDRWVPALRRLILALPSLQRIELLGNQFRETGRNELRSLQEPRPGLTVHL; this is encoded by the exons ATGGAGACTCTGCGGAcaaaaactgaaacactgagagtgaacacgatcctgatgagggagaaggtgaaggttttccagctggttgatcgatacgttgagctcacggtcatttctactgttcgagatcggagactggtggaacatgagctgctggcaagaggcagagagcacgaggagtggagagagaaacatctccgtGGAAAGCTGCAAAAAATCCGGATAGATCAGTTATTCAAGAGGAGTTTTCTTAAACAATTTAAAAGACCTAACATGgaaaaaaaatctgagatgtcCGCAGCGGTGGCCGGCGTCCCGGgcatcgggaaaacaacaatggtacaaaagattgtttatgactgggcctcagggaaaatataccaacaattccaatttgtcttcagtttcaaattccgggagttaaactccattaactgcagaGTAAACATaaaggaactgattctggatcagtatccttactttgggaatattctgagagaggtctggaagaatccagagggattgctgtttatatttgatggtttggatgaattcaatgaaAAAATCAATTTTGCTGACAGCCGGAGAGGCACAGAACCTCAGTCCACATGCACAGAccctgaattcaagtgcaaggtgtctgacattgtgtacagtttaatccagcacaagctgctcccagggtgttcagtgctggtgacgacccgtcccactgcgttacatttattggaaaaggcggaGATCAGTacctgggctgaaatcctgggattttctggtgaggaacggaaggaatatttcatcaggcattttgaagataAAATGGTGGcggcagctgttttcaaacacgtgaaggagaacgagatcctgtacacgatgagctacaacccctcctactgctggatcctcgctctgacactgggccccttcttcacacaaagagtcgtGGACCCACAGCGAGtacccaagaccatcacccaactgtactcctactatatttacaacatcctgaaaaaccacggccgtgagattgagaacccccgtgatgtgttactcagggttggtcagatggccttcagaggagtgtccgggAGGaaaattgtgtttacagatgtagatttgatcaagtacaatctgcagccttcccagttcctgtccgggttcctgatggagcttttggagagagaggattctgcccagagtgtggtgtacacattcccacacctcaccattcaagagtttgtagctgcagtcgcacaattcctgaatccacatcccggggatatccggaaattcctcactgaagcccacaacacgacagatgggcgatttgaggtattcctccgttttgttgctggtctctcctccccaatgacagctcggggcctggaggagtttctgggtccatttcctcatcaaacaacctgccgggtgattgactgggtgaaggaggaggttaaacgtcaGATTGGAAACACATGGAgtaaagctggtaaaaggagcttcctgaacacattgcactacctgtttgagtcacagaatcgtggactggctcaggacgcactgggatctgtgaaaacacttccattcagtggaatgacactgaccccgattgactgcgcggtcctgtgtCATGTCATcagactctgtgatacaataaaacacctcgacctggagaactgccacattcagtgtgaaggaatccagcggctgggacccgggctgcacaagtgccaggagttgag cCTTGGTtggaatgaactgggagattcagaagtgaaactggtgtctgcggctctgaggaaccccgagtgtaaaatacagaaactggg gttgtggggtgtcggtctcacagattctggtgccgaggatctcgcctccgccctcagtacaaacccatcattGATGGAGTTGGACCTGAGTgctaataaactgggagattcaggagtgaaacttgtATCTGCGGCTCTGAGGgacccagagtgtaaaatacagaaactgtg gctgagggatgtcggtctcacagattctggtgccaaggATCTCATCTCTGCTCTCAGGACAAACCCATCACTGAGGGAGTTGAGCCTGGGATGGAACTCGCTCACAGACCGATGGGTCCCCGCCCTCCGCCGCCTCATTCTGGCCCTCCCGAGTCTGCAGCGGAtaga gctgctgGGGAATCAgtttagagagacagggaggaatgaactgagatctctgcaggaacccagacctgGATTGACCGTGCATCTGTGA
- the LOC140723613 gene encoding NACHT, LRR and PYD domains-containing protein 3-like isoform X1: protein MDTDLNSAISAFLSNCEDHQLFQLTRFYMERLEQAIEEGVEGVGFMLMAEDHFTGPEYHSVTDLAEKGKRAGASKLLLDLVMEKGSGARRVMWESFVKLHHHLPKLSRILKEIRERGDGQFAYMDTERGLSEVPAHLKDVRRKHMETLRTKTETLRVNTILMREKVKVFQLVDRYVELTVISTVRDRRLVEHELLARGREHEEWREKHLRGKLQKIRIDQLFKRSFLKQFKRPNMEKKSEMSAAVAGVPGIGKTTMVQKIVYDWASGKIYQQFQFVFSFKFRELNSINCRVNIKELILDQYPYFGNILREVWKNPEGLLFIFDGLDEFNEKINFADSRRGTEPQSTCTDPEFKCKVSDIVYSLIQHKLLPGCSVLVTTRPTALHLLEKAEISTWAEILGFSGEERKEYFIRHFEDKMVAAAVFKHVKENEILYTMSYNPSYCWILALTLGPFFTQRVVDPQRVPKTITQLYSYYIYNILKNHGREIENPRDVLLRVGQMAFRGVSGRKIVFTDVDLIKYNLQPSQFLSGFLMELLEREDSAQSVVYTFPHLTIQEFVAAVAQFLNPHPGDIRKFLTEAHNTTDGRFEVFLRFVAGLSSPMTARGLEEFLGPFPHQTTCRVIDWVKEEVKRQIGNTWSKAGKRSFLNTLHYLFESQNRGLAQDALGSVKTLPFSGMTLTPIDCAVLCHVIRLCDTIKHLDLENCHIQCEGIQRLGPGLHKCQELSLGWNELGDSEVKLVSAALRNPECKIQKLGLWGVGLTDSGAEDLASALSTNPSLMELDLSANKLGDSGVKLVSAALRDPECKIQKLWLRDVGLTDSGAKDLISALRTNPSLRELSLGWNSLTDRWVPALRRLILALPSLQRIELLGNQFRETGRNELRSLQEPRPGLTVHL, encoded by the exons atggacacag atctgaactccgccatctccgccttcctgtcaaattgtgagGATCACCAACTGTTCCAGTTGACGAGATTCTACATGGAgcgactggagcaggcgattgaggagggtgtggagggagtcggCTTCATGTTAATGGCCGAGGATCACTTCACCGGGCCAGAGTATCAC agcgtgactgacctcgcggagaagggaaaacgagcgggcgcttccaaactcctcctggatctggtgatggagaagggctccggggcccggagggtgatgtgggaatcctttgtgaaactacatcaccatttaccgaagctgagcagaatattgaaGGAAATACGGGAACGAG gtgACGGCCAGTTCGCCTACATGGACACTGAGCGGGGTTTATCTGAAGTGCCCGCGCATCTGAAAG ATGTTCGAAGGAAACACATGGAGACTCTGCGGAcaaaaactgaaacactgagagtgaacacgatcctgatgagggagaaggtgaaggttttccagctggttgatcgatacgttgagctcacggtcatttctactgttcgagatcggagactggtggaacatgagctgctggcaagaggcagagagcacgaggagtggagagagaaacatctccgtGGAAAGCTGCAAAAAATCCGGATAGATCAGTTATTCAAGAGGAGTTTTCTTAAACAATTTAAAAGACCTAACATGgaaaaaaaatctgagatgtcCGCAGCGGTGGCCGGCGTCCCGGgcatcgggaaaacaacaatggtacaaaagattgtttatgactgggcctcagggaaaatataccaacaattccaatttgtcttcagtttcaaattccgggagttaaactccattaactgcagaGTAAACATaaaggaactgattctggatcagtatccttactttgggaatattctgagagaggtctggaagaatccagagggattgctgtttatatttgatggtttggatgaattcaatgaaAAAATCAATTTTGCTGACAGCCGGAGAGGCACAGAACCTCAGTCCACATGCACAGAccctgaattcaagtgcaaggtgtctgacattgtgtacagtttaatccagcacaagctgctcccagggtgttcagtgctggtgacgacccgtcccactgcgttacatttattggaaaaggcggaGATCAGTacctgggctgaaatcctgggattttctggtgaggaacggaaggaatatttcatcaggcattttgaagataAAATGGTGGcggcagctgttttcaaacacgtgaaggagaacgagatcctgtacacgatgagctacaacccctcctactgctggatcctcgctctgacactgggccccttcttcacacaaagagtcgtGGACCCACAGCGAGtacccaagaccatcacccaactgtactcctactatatttacaacatcctgaaaaaccacggccgtgagattgagaacccccgtgatgtgttactcagggttggtcagatggccttcagaggagtgtccgggAGGaaaattgtgtttacagatgtagatttgatcaagtacaatctgcagccttcccagttcctgtccgggttcctgatggagcttttggagagagaggattctgcccagagtgtggtgtacacattcccacacctcaccattcaagagtttgtagctgcagtcgcacaattcctgaatccacatcccggggatatccggaaattcctcactgaagcccacaacacgacagatgggcgatttgaggtattcctccgttttgttgctggtctctcctccccaatgacagctcggggcctggaggagtttctgggtccatttcctcatcaaacaacctgccgggtgattgactgggtgaaggaggaggttaaacgtcaGATTGGAAACACATGGAgtaaagctggtaaaaggagcttcctgaacacattgcactacctgtttgagtcacagaatcgtggactggctcaggacgcactgggatctgtgaaaacacttccattcagtggaatgacactgaccccgattgactgcgcggtcctgtgtCATGTCATcagactctgtgatacaataaaacacctcgacctggagaactgccacattcagtgtgaaggaatccagcggctgggacccgggctgcacaagtgccaggagttgag cCTTGGTtggaatgaactgggagattcagaagtgaaactggtgtctgcggctctgaggaaccccgagtgtaaaatacagaaactggg gttgtggggtgtcggtctcacagattctggtgccgaggatctcgcctccgccctcagtacaaacccatcattGATGGAGTTGGACCTGAGTgctaataaactgggagattcaggagtgaaacttgtATCTGCGGCTCTGAGGgacccagagtgtaaaatacagaaactgtg gctgagggatgtcggtctcacagattctggtgccaaggATCTCATCTCTGCTCTCAGGACAAACCCATCACTGAGGGAGTTGAGCCTGGGATGGAACTCGCTCACAGACCGATGGGTCCCCGCCCTCCGCCGCCTCATTCTGGCCCTCCCGAGTCTGCAGCGGAtaga gctgctgGGGAATCAgtttagagagacagggaggaatgaactgagatctctgcaggaacccagacctgGATTGACCGTGCATCTGTGA